A portion of the Leptidea sinapis chromosome 27, ilLepSina1.1, whole genome shotgun sequence genome contains these proteins:
- the LOC126972875 gene encoding thioredoxin reductase-like selenoprotein T homolog CG3887 encodes MVFIRNSCVTVISCIFLCFILSSNNCVLGNENNAESITKIGQGVGHIMNIYYCYSCGYRKVFDDYAGIIQQKYPEISVIGANYDPPGLNMYMSRLIGFGKMIVIMCILSGVNIFAWLNKPQPGWWSWCLENKLYACMMMFFLANMIEGQLVSSGAFEISLNNIPLWSKLETGRIPQPPELFQIIDNTLQFSKMEMPNNNYGQ; translated from the exons ATGGTTTTTATTAGAAATAGTTGTGTAACtgttatttcttgtatatttctATGTTTCATATTATCTTCAAATAACTGCGTCCTAGGCAATGAAAATAATGCTGAAAGTATCACCAAGATTGGGCAAGGAGTTGGTcatataatgaatatttattattg TTATTCATGTGGATATAGAAAAGTATTTGATGATTATGCCGGTattatacaacaaaaatatcCTGAAATCTCCGTAATTGGAGCTAACTATGATCCTCCAGGATTAAACATGTATATGTCGCGTCTAATT GGCTTCGGAAAGATGATAGTAATAATGTGTATACTAAGTGGAGTAAATATATTTGCATGGCTCAACAAACCACAACCAGGATGGTGGAGCTGGTGCCTTGAAAATAAGCTTTACGCTTGCATGATGATGTTCTTCTTGGCCAACATGATTGAAGGTCAATTGGTTTCATCGGGAGCATTTGAAATATCTCTCAACAACATTCCACTGTGGTCTAAATTGGAGACAGGAAGAATTCCACAGCCACcagaattatttcaaattattgacaATACATTGCAATTTTCAAAAATGGAAAtgccaaataataattatggacaGTAA